A segment of the Carya illinoinensis cultivar Pawnee chromosome 1, C.illinoinensisPawnee_v1, whole genome shotgun sequence genome:
TGTGGCATGCATGACCAGGGAGATAGGAAGGGAGTTATTCTCAGGGATGGTAAAGGTGGAAGAAGTTGAGATGGATGACTCCAGGTGTGGTTGGGGTAGGTCACTACGTGCTAGAGTGATAGTTGACATCACTAAGCCACTAATCAGAGGGAGATTTCCAGAGGTTGGAGGGGTGCAATACTGGATCCCCTTCAAGTATGAAAGATTACCATTATTCTGCTTCAAGTGTGGAGCAATCATTCACAACAAACACTGCTAGGGTCCCGCCAACTACGCCAAAGGGGAACAAGCTCATCAATACGGGCCCTGGCTTAGAGCCAATCCACCAAGGCCAAGAGGCAATGATCATCAACGTTATGATGGAAAACTGAACCAGTCTTCTCGCCATGAACACCAGGTTGACAGGCAGAGATGAGCACCAACCATGGCAGTGCAGGGGGGGAGGAAGAGCTTAGAGGAGGGGGATGGGAGGGAAGCCATGACAGTGGAGGCATAGCCTGAGGAGAGGGACCACTTGGCTCAGGAGGATCCCACAGCTGGCGTGGCCCAGAGAGAACAAAAGGTGGGGTCAGACTTTCCTATTTTGGATGAGCAGCTTTCACCAAAAAGGGAAGGTCAAACTGTTCCAGAGGAAAGACAAAAAAGTGTAGAGATTAAAAGGGAAAGGAATGCAGTTGAGGAGCCACTCACTCAGGACAGCCCCTTGGCAAGTCACATCAAGTCTATAGACAATTTTTTGAACCAACAGATATAGGAGCTAGCAAAGACTAGGCTGAAAACTACCTGGAAAAGAAGGGCACGTGACAAGCCTAATACCACGGCTTCTCAGGACCATCTTGTGGCCTTGAACCAGGGTAGCTCAAAAAGACAGCTCCACCATGGTAGCTGGACATAAGCTAAGTCCAGTCACAAGAGAAACAAGACAGTGAAGGAGGATGGAGATAAAAAACCAAGGGAAGAGGCTGCTAGGCAGCCCTGCCAGACACCATGAACTTCTTAGCatggaactgtcgagggcttgggaaccctcgcaCAGTTCAAGAACTTCGCCTCATGGTGAAGGAGAAGGTCCTTGAGGCGAAGGAGAAGGTCCCAAGGGTGATATTTTTGTCTGAAACAAAAAGTAGAAGAACCAAGGTTGAAACAATGAGGAATAGTTTGGGGTTTGAATGCAGTTTTGTAGTACACAACATTGGTAGAAGTGGTGGTTTAGTCATGATGTGGAAACAAGAGGTGTGTGCAGAATTACATACCTACTCTAATAATCACATCTCACTAATGATAACAATGGAAGAAGAGGCCATTCCTTGGCAAGTAACTGGCTTCTATGGCAACCCGGTGGTAGAAAAAAGCAGAGAGAGTTGGGAACTTTTAAAATTACTCAAACCTGTGAATAATGGCCCATGGCTATGCATgggggatttcaatgagataCTTTGTAACGAGGAGAAAGAAGGAGCTGCTCCTAGACCTTTTCTCTCAGATGGACAGATTTAGAGAAGCCTTATATGAGTGTGACTTAGTAGACCTGGGTTACATTGGAGCAAAGTACACATGGAGTAATAAGAGGGAAGACAAAGCCTTTACTAAAGAAAGGTTAGATAGAGGTTTTGGCAACAGCTCATGGAACCAACTTTTTAAGAACTGTTACAACTATGTTCTTCCCACCATAACTTCTGACCATGCACCTCTATTAATCTCTTGTTGTAATTATGAGGAACCAACAACAATCAAAAGGAAGATTTTCAGGTATGAAGCCTCATGGGGGAAAAAACCAGATTGTAAGAAGATTATCCAAATGGTTTGGAACCAAGGCAGGAGAGGTACTAGGAGAATGGACAGGGTCAAGGCCAGTTTGATAAGATGTCGGCAATCCTTATGTTCATGGGCAAAGTTAGCAAAAGGAAATGTCAAACAGCAACTAGACAGTAAAGGGGCAGGTTACAACAACTTCAAGCAGATAACTCTAGGACCAGCAATGAAACAATCaaagaaattcaaaaagaaGTTAATGACATCTTGGAGGAAGAAGAGATCAAATGGAAGCAGAGGGCAAAATAGTTATAGCTCAAGAATGGTGAAAGAAACTCAAGGTTTTTTCACAAATGTGCATCCCAGAGAAAGTAGACAAACACTATCAAAAGAATTTCCGATGAGAGGGGCAATATGGTCAGTAGCAGGGAAGGAATCAATAGCCTTTTTCAAGATTACTTCAAGGACATTTTTTGTACATCCAACCCAATTTGTATAGTAGAAGCCATTGACAACTTACAACCCATCATTACAGAGGAGATGAATGGTACTCTCAGGAAAGTATTCATTGTAGAGGAGATCAAAACTGCAGGCTTTGATATAAATCCTTTAAGCTCACCAAGCCCTAATGGTTTCTCAGCTGGGTTTTATCAAGACAACTGGGAAGTAGTGGGGCAGGACTTAGTCACTGCAGTGCAGGAACTATTAGTTAACAGAACAGGCTTCAGGTCCATTAATGACACTTTCATTGTATTGATCCCCAAGAAGAAGAACCTCATCCTTGTAACTGAATATCGCCCAATCAGCCTATGCAATGTTATCTACAAAGTGGCCTCAAAAGTATTTGCAAATAGACTAAAACAACTACTACCAAACATCATTAGTCCatctcaaagtgcttttgtcccAGGTAGATTGATCTCAGACAATATCATAGTGGCCTATGAAGCAATGCACTCCATGAAACATAGGATGAGGGGAAAAAGGAAGGCTACATGGCACTAAAactggacatgagcaaggcttatgacAGGATCGAATGGGCTTTTCTAGAAGCAGTTCTTGTGAAAATTGGCTTTGAGAAGGAGTGGATCGAGCTTATCATGCAGTGTGTGACTACTGTCCAATACTCCATCTTGACAAATGAAAGCCCTCAAAAGGCTTTTAACCCCTCTAGAGgcttaagacaaggggatcctatcTCCCCTTATCTATTCCTCCTATGCACTGAAGTATTGGGGAACATCCTTGACAAAGCTGAGGGAAGGGTCTAATAACAGGTTTCCCTTTTGCTAAAGGGTCATTACTAATCAACCACCTCTTTCTTGCAGATGATAGTCTATTGTTTTGTAAAGCAAATGTGCTCGAGTGCTGCAGACTATTGACTCTCCTCAAGCTGTATGAGACAGCCTCAGGACAAAGGTTGAATCTGGACAAAACCACACTGTTTTTCAACAGCAACACACCAGAAGATATTAAGGAAGCAATACTTCACTTAGTTGGCCTAAGGGAAGCAAGAAGCTACGAGAAGTATTTGGGGTTACCATTTTATGTGGGCAAGTGAAAAAAGGCAGCCTTTCAACCAATCCTGGAGAGCATAAGACAAAGGATGCAGAACTGGACAGTTAAGTTTCTGTCACAAGCTGGAAAGGAGGTGCTACTAAAGGCAATAGTTCAAGCGATTCCCAACTACTGCATGAGCATTTTCAAACTCCAAAAAATTATCTTGAATGCTATCAATAGACTAATGCAACAATTCTGGTGGGGTACTAGAGGAGACAAAGCAAAAACCCATTGGTTACCTTAGAAACAATTGGGTAAGTCAAAGAAGGAAGGGGGCCTTGGCTATAGagattttgaactttttaataTAGCTTTGTTAGCTAAGCAAGGATGGAGGATTTTGCAGTAGCCCCATAGTTTTGTAGCTCGAGTGCTAAAAGCCAAGTACTTTCACAAATCCAATTTTTTGTAAGGGAAGTTAGGGAGCAACCCCTCATACTTATGGAGAAGTTTTCTGGCAGCTAGACCCATCCTTATGGAAGGTCTTTTTTGGAACATTGGCAATGGAGAGAAAGTGAAGATCTGGCATGACAAATGGATCCCAAAACCCAGCTCCTTTAAAGTACAATCTACATGCAGGGGAATGGAGGATAGTGCTTTGGTGAGTGAACTCATTGACAAGCAAAGCTGCTCATGGAAGACTGGCTTAGTTCATGAGATGTTTGAGACTGAGGAGGCCAAATTGATTTGCAGAATTCCCCTTAGTATCACCAATGCTTCTAACAAATTAGTGTGGAGGGGCTCAAAGGATGGCCTTTTCTCAGTCAAGAGTGCCTTTCACCTCCTGAATGAAGTAGATGGTAGGGAACTGGGACAAACATCCAGAAGCATgcaggaagagtcctatcaccTGCTGTGGAGGGCCATCCTCGAGTCTCTTCCAACAAAGAGGAATCTattcaaaaggaaaattataGATTCACCTTTATGCCCTGTGTGCCTGAGTAAGGAAGAACCTGTAACTCATGCCCTTTGGTCCTGCAAATCAACACAAGATGTGTGGGGTGTGGGGTCTAGAAGGctatagaaatttcaaactCTAGAGTCCCCTTTCTCTAAGGTTGTGTCACTTGTATTTGAGGCCATGGATGAGGAAACTATAAATGAGTTTGCTGCTATTGCTTGTCAAGTCTGGAAAAGGAGGAACCACCTAATCTTTGAGGATAGTTTTGCTACCCCAGAATCAGTGATCAAGGTGGCAAGGTAGTCGGTTGCTGATTTTTAAGAAGCCAACCAGGTCAGACATGGAGTTTCCCTTAGAACCAACCAACCTGTAGCCCAGTGGTCTGCCCCACCACTCAACACATACAAAGCCAATTGGGATGCGGTAGCGGATAAGGTAAATTGCAGGATTGGTATAGGGGTAGTAATTAGAGACTCACGAGGAAGGGTCATTGCAAGTCTAAAATCTCCTAAAGACTCCTTTCCTGATGCTCACTTGGCTGAATCCATGGCAGCACTCAAAGCAGTCACTTTCTGTAAGAGACTTGGATTGGAAAGAGTTATA
Coding sequences within it:
- the LOC122311907 gene encoding uncharacterized protein LOC122311907 yields the protein MEDSALVSELIDKQSCSWKTGLVHEMFETEEAKLICRIPLSITNASNKLVWRGSKDGLFSVKSAFHLLNEVDGRELGQTSRSMQEESYHLLWRAILESLPTKRNLFKRKIIDSPLCPVCLSKEEPVVSLVFEAMDEETINEFAAIACQVWKRRNHLIFEDSFATPESVIKVARIGIGVVIRDSRGRVIASLKSPKDSFPDAHLAESMAALKAVTFCKRLGLERVILEGDAQQVVKAIQDCSEIGNSAGIIIRDIKQLLTMQHSWSFNFTPRTCNLAAHNLAKAALKLSEESICMENSSSCIHPSCIELLQMRYEVTN